The following proteins come from a genomic window of Melospiza melodia melodia isolate bMelMel2 unplaced genomic scaffold, bMelMel2.pri scaffold_32, whole genome shotgun sequence:
- the LOC134434093 gene encoding olfactory receptor 14J1-like — AAQLFFFLFFIGAEFFLLTIMCYDRYVSICKPLHYGTLLGSRACAHMAAAAWASAFLYSLLHTANTFSLPLCHGNVLGQFFCEIPQILKLSCSNSSLRELGLIAVSACLLFGCFVFIVFSYVQIFRVVLRIPSEQGRHKAFSTCLPHLAVVSLFISSAIFAHLKPPSLSSPSLDLAVSVLYSVVPPALNPLIYSLRNQELKFHKSP; from the exons gctgcacagctctttttctttctcttctttattggggcagagttttttcttctgaccatcatgtgctacgaccgctacgtgtccatctgcaaacccctgcactacgggaccctcctgggcagcagagcttgtgcccacatggcagcagctgcctgggccagtgcctttctctattcgctgctgcacacagccaatacattttccttgcccctgtgccatggcaatgtcctgggccagttcttctgtgaaatcccacagatcctcaagctctcctgctcaaattcctcactcagggaactggggctcattgctgttagtgcctgcttgctatttggttgttttgttttcattgttttctcctatgtgcagatcttcagggttgtgctgaggatcccctctgagcagggacggcacaaagccttttccacctgcctccctcacctggctgtggtctccctgttcatcagcagtgccatatttgctcacctgaagcctccctccctctcctccccatctctggatctggctgtgtcagttctgtactcagtggtgcctccagccctgaaccccctcatctacagcctgaggaaccaggagctcaag ttccacaagtccccCTAG